Proteins from one Sulfurovum sp. TSL1 genomic window:
- a CDS encoding fused protease/ribonucleoside-triphosphate reductase → MSRKNKENIHSKKVVKERFLLEKEFCNELFAKKEKFGFGGFGEAVYYRTYSRIKADGSQEHWADTVIRVINGVLSIRKDHYLSNALVWDEVKWQDYAQKLALSMFDMQWLPPGRGLWIMGTEYIYERGSAALNNCGAVDTTDLSLAAEWTMDMLMCGVGVGFNTAWQGDSVAIPNKTDPVSYIIPDTREGWAESVKLLIESYTKKAPWFSFDYSLIRPEGSPIHGFGGTASGPAPLQALHHRIENYLDDYCHGNIDSTRCVADIMNAIGVCVVAGNVRRSAEIALGSVDDTSFLELKDYRKNPERAEIGWVSNNTVILTKTEDLEKLPVIAAHIRENGEPGIMNLINVQKYARYSEESKDYASLANPCSEIALESFELCNLAEVFPSRCVNEDDFYQALEYATFYASTVSLLMTHRPETNAVISRNRRIGVSISGIAEMIDRDGTADLTSRLKRGYSLVRSVNQALAEEADIPVSIRVTTVKPSGTISQLVGCSSGMHFPTFQYAIRRIRVGNTSPICHILKAAGVPYEEDHYSTHTTVFEFPIYQGQTREARDVPAEEQFSLLALLQREWSDNMVSCTIYFDPPKEGMQIEHMLSKFVPVIKSVSMLPHSDTGAYIQMPYEGISKEQYEVRISSISNIDWSHFSGSDGIESRFCTNESCD, encoded by the coding sequence ATGAGTCGAAAAAATAAAGAGAATATCCACTCAAAAAAAGTTGTCAAAGAACGTTTTTTGCTAGAAAAAGAGTTTTGTAATGAACTCTTTGCTAAAAAAGAAAAGTTCGGTTTCGGTGGCTTTGGCGAGGCAGTCTACTACCGTACCTACAGCCGTATCAAAGCGGATGGATCACAGGAACATTGGGCAGATACGGTCATTCGTGTGATCAATGGTGTGCTGTCAATCCGTAAAGATCATTACCTTTCGAACGCGCTTGTCTGGGATGAAGTAAAATGGCAGGATTATGCTCAAAAACTTGCTTTATCCATGTTCGATATGCAGTGGCTTCCTCCAGGAAGAGGTCTTTGGATCATGGGCACAGAGTATATTTATGAACGAGGAAGTGCGGCATTGAACAATTGCGGTGCTGTGGATACAACGGATCTTTCGCTTGCAGCAGAATGGACCATGGATATGCTGATGTGCGGGGTTGGCGTTGGTTTTAATACTGCATGGCAGGGTGACAGTGTTGCTATACCGAATAAAACAGATCCAGTGAGCTATATCATTCCGGACACTAGAGAGGGTTGGGCAGAATCCGTCAAACTCTTGATCGAGAGCTATACAAAAAAAGCACCATGGTTTTCATTTGATTACAGCCTGATCCGACCTGAGGGTTCACCGATCCATGGTTTTGGAGGCACTGCATCCGGCCCTGCTCCGTTACAAGCGTTACATCATCGTATTGAAAACTATTTGGATGACTATTGTCATGGAAATATCGATAGTACCCGCTGTGTGGCTGATATAATGAATGCGATCGGTGTCTGTGTTGTGGCTGGGAATGTACGAAGAAGTGCGGAAATAGCACTGGGATCGGTCGATGATACAAGTTTTCTGGAATTGAAGGATTATAGAAAAAACCCGGAACGTGCTGAGATCGGATGGGTCTCGAACAATACGGTCATACTCACTAAAACAGAGGATCTTGAAAAACTCCCGGTGATCGCTGCACATATTCGAGAGAATGGGGAACCGGGCATCATGAACCTGATCAATGTTCAAAAATATGCACGTTACAGTGAGGAGTCCAAAGACTATGCATCGCTGGCAAACCCCTGCTCTGAAATTGCTTTAGAGAGTTTTGAACTCTGTAACCTGGCCGAAGTCTTTCCATCGCGCTGCGTGAACGAAGATGATTTTTATCAAGCATTGGAGTATGCAACGTTTTACGCTTCAACAGTCTCGTTGCTTATGACACATCGCCCTGAAACCAATGCGGTCATTTCACGAAACCGTCGGATCGGTGTCAGTATATCCGGTATTGCAGAGATGATTGATAGAGATGGCACAGCCGATCTAACCTCTAGACTGAAAAGGGGCTACAGCCTTGTACGTTCTGTCAATCAGGCATTGGCAGAAGAAGCAGATATTCCTGTGTCCATCAGAGTGACAACAGTGAAACCCTCAGGAACAATCAGTCAATTGGTCGGCTGTAGTTCAGGGATGCACTTCCCGACATTTCAGTATGCCATACGCCGTATACGTGTAGGTAACACTTCACCTATCTGTCACATACTCAAAGCGGCAGGGGTACCGTATGAAGAGGATCACTACAGTACCCATACAACGGTATTTGAGTTTCCGATCTATCAGGGGCAAACAAGAGAAGCCAGAGATGTTCCAGCAGAGGAGCAGTTCTCTCTTTTAGCCCTGTTACAGCGTGAATGGAGCGATAATATGGTCAGTTGTACGATCTATTTTGATCCTCCCAAAGAGGGTATGCAGATCGAACATATGCTCTCAAAGTTCGTACCTGTCATCAAATCGGTCTCCATGTTGCCGCATTCTGATACGGGTGCTTATATACAAATGCCCTATGAAGGTATCAGCAAAGAACAATATGAAGTACGAATATCCAGCATTTCCAATATCGACTGGAGCCATTTTAGCGGCAGTGACGGTATAGAAAGTCGTTTTTGTACCAATGAATCATGTGACTAG
- a CDS encoding phosphoribosyltransferase: MFKDRKEAGQKLAEALQTYKKESPLVFAIPRGGVELGYEISQALYTDFSLLISRKLPFPHNTESGFGAMAEDGSLYINERAASSVSDKEIEKIIAEQDLEIKRRIQTLRAGKALPVIKGRTVILVDDGIAMGSTMHVAVELCKKANAKKIIIAVPVAGRQTIEKFSKMVDAVIVLESPVPFYAVAQVYENWYDVSDEEVLRFFKTQDNT; the protein is encoded by the coding sequence ATGTTTAAAGATCGTAAAGAGGCCGGTCAAAAACTGGCTGAAGCTCTACAGACATATAAAAAAGAATCCCCCTTGGTATTTGCAATTCCAAGGGGTGGTGTGGAGCTGGGCTATGAGATTTCCCAGGCACTTTATACAGACTTTTCGCTACTGATCTCCAGGAAACTCCCTTTCCCTCACAATACAGAGAGCGGCTTTGGCGCAATGGCAGAAGATGGTTCACTCTATATCAATGAACGGGCTGCTTCTTCCGTATCTGATAAAGAGATCGAAAAGATCATCGCAGAACAAGACCTTGAAATAAAAAGACGTATCCAAACACTAAGAGCAGGGAAAGCGCTTCCTGTGATAAAAGGACGAACAGTGATATTGGTCGATGACGGTATTGCAATGGGGTCGACCATGCATGTTGCAGTAGAACTGTGTAAAAAAGCAAACGCTAAAAAGATCATCATCGCTGTGCCTGTTGCAGGACGTCAAACGATAGAAAAATTTTCTAAAATGGTTGACGCAGTGATCGTATTGGAATCTCCTGTACCTTTTTATGCGGTTGCCCAAGTCTATGAGAACTGGTATGATGTAAGTGATGAAGAGGTATTACGTTTCTTTAAAACCCAGGACAATACTTAA
- a CDS encoding alpha/beta hydrolase, which yields MNRIGNGSIMERSLKGRSMVSLIAVFSISYIVLCLLLFIFQRQMIYLPTSEVSVPGVKYTILDTGEVRIKVWTLNPGKKKALIYFGGNAENVAYNINDFQTLFSDRTVYLVNYRGYGGSSGSPHEEGLYSDALAAYDHFIKLHSTISTMGRSIGAAVATYLASKRDVEKLILVTPFDSPVNVAKKHYWFFPIDLILKERLDTAGRAANITADTLIITAANDRIIPHRSTHDFIKAFRKTRVEAVTLENTGHNTVHRHPDYKKIITSFMR from the coding sequence TTGAACAGAATTGGAAATGGTAGCATTATGGAGCGTTCATTAAAGGGTAGAAGCATGGTTTCATTGATAGCTGTATTTAGTATCTCTTACATAGTACTGTGTCTTTTACTTTTTATTTTTCAGCGCCAGATGATTTACTTACCCACCTCTGAAGTAAGTGTTCCGGGTGTAAAATATACCATACTGGATACAGGTGAAGTACGTATCAAGGTGTGGACACTTAACCCAGGAAAAAAGAAAGCACTTATCTACTTTGGAGGCAATGCTGAGAACGTTGCATACAACATCAATGATTTTCAAACACTTTTTTCAGACCGTACAGTCTACCTTGTCAACTACCGAGGTTACGGTGGAAGCAGCGGATCACCTCATGAAGAGGGGCTGTACAGTGATGCCTTAGCCGCTTACGATCATTTTATTAAACTCCATAGTACGATCTCGACCATGGGACGCAGTATCGGGGCGGCTGTTGCAACATATTTAGCTTCCAAACGTGATGTAGAAAAGCTTATACTTGTGACACCTTTTGATAGTCCCGTGAATGTTGCTAAAAAACACTACTGGTTTTTCCCGATCGATCTTATTTTGAAGGAACGGTTGGATACTGCTGGAAGGGCTGCTAATATCACTGCTGATACACTTATCATAACAGCGGCCAATGACAGGATTATTCCTCATAGGTCTACCCACGATTTTATTAAGGCTTTTCGCAAAACACGGGTAGAGGCTGTAACACTTGAAAATACCGGGCACAACACTGTACATCGTCATCCCGATTACAAAAAGATCATTACTTCGTTTATGAGATAG
- a CDS encoding slipin family protein gives MLPILPMTTVYIVVILIIFLASAIRILREYERAVVFTLGRFTGVKGPGLIILIPFIQRMERVDLRIIVLDVPEQDVISHDNVSVNVNAVVYFRVVDPEKAIIQVENFYAATSQLAQTTLRSVLGRHELDEMLAEREQLNYDIQEILDKQTDTWGIKISNVEIKHVDLNESMVRAIAKQAEAERERRAKVINAKGELEASKNLVEAAKILSENPHGIQLRYLQTLSDISNDKTNTVVFPFPADLHQFMKGMVKE, from the coding sequence ATGTTACCTATATTACCAATGACGACTGTCTATATCGTCGTGATACTGATCATTTTTTTGGCTTCAGCCATTCGAATCTTACGTGAGTACGAACGTGCAGTGGTGTTTACACTTGGACGCTTTACCGGGGTCAAAGGCCCAGGACTTATCATATTGATACCTTTTATACAGAGAATGGAACGGGTGGATCTGCGTATCATTGTTCTGGATGTACCAGAGCAGGATGTTATTTCTCATGATAATGTTTCTGTGAATGTCAATGCGGTCGTCTATTTTCGCGTGGTTGATCCTGAAAAAGCGATCATACAGGTAGAGAATTTCTATGCTGCGACCAGCCAGCTTGCCCAGACGACCCTGCGTTCCGTACTTGGCCGGCATGAACTGGATGAAATGCTGGCAGAACGGGAACAGTTGAATTACGATATACAGGAGATACTTGATAAACAGACCGATACCTGGGGAATCAAGATCTCCAATGTAGAGATCAAGCATGTAGACCTTAATGAAAGCATGGTACGGGCCATTGCCAAACAGGCGGAAGCAGAACGTGAACGACGTGCGAAAGTGATCAATGCAAAAGGGGAACTCGAAGCAAGTAAGAATCTGGTCGAAGCGGCTAAAATTCTCAGTGAAAATCCTCATGGCATCCAATTGCGTTATCTTCAGACTTTAAGTGATATATCCAATGACAAGACCAATACGGTGGTATTCCCTTTTCCCGCAGATTTACATCAGTTCATGAAAGGGATGGTAAAAGAGTAA
- a CDS encoding nodulation protein NfeD, giving the protein MKRLLFLLLIIFFPIIASTSTVIKLEIKGAVGPASSNYLKEGMEAAVQGNAQMILIELDTPGGLSTSMREMIQEITNSTLPVITYVSPKGARAASAGTYLLYASHVAAMAPGTNLGAATPVSLMPVPKMTDVNASTPSSLEKKVINDAIAYIKSLAELNDRNITWAMEAVKEAKSISAKDALRYHVIDMMAENSFELLNKLDGTRLRVSGKELILSTKNAVIHPFEPDWKTQLLMTITDPNIAYMLLLIAIYGIFFELVNPGAIFPGVIGGISGVISLYALNMLPFNYAGLLLILLGIAFMVAEVLIVGFGILGIGGVVAFAFGSLLLFDTDTLGSGVSIPLIIAFTLVSLAFFIFVIRFLIKSRSVKIVTGVDEMIGSTAEVLETSEKGYRVRCHGEVWFAESDSVLEIGQKVRVESLSGLVLHVNPIKE; this is encoded by the coding sequence ATGAAGCGCTTACTTTTTTTACTACTTATTATATTCTTTCCGATTATCGCCAGCACTTCTACGGTCATAAAATTAGAGATAAAGGGTGCAGTGGGGCCTGCTAGCAGTAACTATCTTAAAGAAGGCATGGAAGCTGCAGTACAAGGCAATGCCCAAATGATATTGATTGAACTTGATACGCCTGGAGGCCTTTCTACTTCTATGAGGGAAATGATACAGGAGATCACGAACAGTACATTGCCGGTGATCACTTATGTCTCTCCCAAAGGTGCACGGGCTGCAAGTGCGGGAACCTATCTTCTCTATGCATCTCATGTGGCTGCCATGGCACCCGGAACCAACCTTGGTGCAGCCACACCGGTCAGTTTGATGCCCGTACCAAAAATGACAGATGTAAATGCAAGCACACCTTCATCACTTGAGAAAAAGGTCATCAATGATGCTATAGCATACATTAAAAGTCTGGCTGAACTCAATGATCGCAATATCACATGGGCAATGGAGGCGGTAAAAGAGGCTAAAAGTATCTCGGCCAAAGATGCACTGCGTTATCATGTGATCGATATGATGGCTGAGAATAGCTTTGAACTCTTGAACAAACTGGATGGAACACGCCTTAGAGTCTCCGGAAAAGAGCTCATACTCAGTACAAAGAATGCTGTCATACATCCCTTTGAACCTGACTGGAAAACACAACTCTTAATGACCATCACCGACCCCAATATCGCCTATATGCTCTTACTCATAGCCATATACGGGATATTTTTCGAATTGGTCAATCCTGGCGCCATATTCCCCGGAGTGATAGGGGGAATATCGGGTGTGATCTCCTTGTATGCCTTAAATATGCTTCCTTTTAATTATGCGGGATTGCTGCTGATACTCTTGGGTATTGCTTTTATGGTTGCCGAAGTGTTGATCGTAGGGTTTGGTATACTGGGGATCGGCGGAGTGGTCGCTTTTGCCTTTGGTTCACTGCTTCTTTTTGATACCGATACACTGGGAAGCGGGGTCTCCATTCCACTTATTATTGCCTTCACCTTGGTGAGTCTGGCTTTTTTTATCTTTGTGATACGTTTTCTTATTAAATCAAGGTCTGTCAAAATAGTCACCGGCGTGGATGAGATGATAGGTTCCACTGCTGAAGTCCTTGAAACCTCTGAAAAAGGATACCGTGTCCGTTGCCATGGTGAAGTATGGTTTGCTGAATCTGACAGTGTGCTCGAGATCGGTCAAAAAGTGCGTGTAGAGAGTCTATCAGGACTTGTGCTGCACGTCAATCCAATAAAGGAGTAA
- a CDS encoding Mut7-C RNAse domain-containing protein encodes MRNFHHSAEHNSLKFIADCHLGKLAKYLRLLGIDTLYFQHIEDDELLQIANDEDRTILTRDRSLSQRKKAPVFFLEAKETQAQLKTVIDHYKLKVHPFPFSRCIVCNTPLQVIEKEKVLDRLPEKVKKYFDYFEYCPTCDRIYWRGDHYRHMKAYLDQVLES; translated from the coding sequence ATGCGAAATTTTCATCATTCTGCTGAACATAACAGCCTAAAGTTCATTGCAGATTGCCATCTTGGAAAGCTGGCAAAATATCTTCGACTGCTGGGTATTGACACGCTTTACTTTCAACATATAGAAGATGATGAGCTGCTGCAAATAGCAAATGATGAGGATCGTACGATTCTTACCAGAGACCGTTCTCTTTCACAACGTAAAAAAGCTCCTGTATTTTTTTTAGAGGCAAAAGAGACGCAAGCACAATTAAAAACAGTGATAGACCACTATAAACTAAAAGTGCACCCCTTTCCCTTCAGCCGATGTATCGTCTGCAATACTCCACTGCAAGTGATTGAAAAAGAGAAGGTGCTGGATCGGCTGCCTGAAAAGGTCAAAAAGTATTTTGATTATTTTGAATACTGTCCTACCTGTGACCGTATCTATTGGAGGGGTGACCATTACCGACATATGAAGGCCTATTTGGACCAGGTATTGGAATCTTAA
- a CDS encoding DUF503 family protein, with amino-acid sequence MPIRANKKRYEKLMIICSCILHLELPYVQSLKGRRSVTNSMKEKLKAFNVSVMDISGEYAKEADIAFVFLSPNALKATQYREKIEQMLERNFSEYHFELEYEEI; translated from the coding sequence TTGCCAATAAGAGCAAACAAAAAAAGATATGAGAAACTGATGATCATCTGTAGCTGTATCCTGCATCTTGAACTGCCTTATGTCCAATCACTCAAAGGTCGCAGAAGCGTCACAAACAGTATGAAAGAGAAACTGAAAGCATTTAATGTCTCTGTGATGGACATCAGTGGTGAATATGCCAAAGAGGCTGATATTGCTTTTGTTTTTCTCTCTCCAAATGCGCTTAAAGCCACACAGTACCGTGAAAAGATCGAACAAATGCTTGAGAGGAATTTTTCAGAATACCATTTTGAACTGGAGTATGAAGAGATCTGA
- a CDS encoding Lon protease family protein, protein MIKPLTTDKLYNHCDLALFDFDTTAELKNPNEIIGQDRALKAISFGIGIKKEGYNLYAMGRVGSGKHKVVKKFIQSQAKDEKRPGDWCYVNNFEDPRKPIYLKLESSMGVELKKDMEELIEELETVIPSIFESEEYRIQKQAIIDKLTEAKEKSLLELKERAKKNDIYINYTPAGYTLSPMSDDGEVLGKEEYQALSTQEKEHIQEKILTFRNELENIVQDIVIESKIQQKEIRELERKMTKKAVDTSINELKKKYRSYEKVVAYLESVEEDIIDNSQDFLISAQNNLATMGMNYSKQSGIFNRYHVNVIVAHKDEEGAPIVYEDNPTYTNLFGEIEHIAQMGTLLTDFNLIKAGALHKANGGYLILDASKVLLQPFVWEGLKRMLRSSEIRIEPLARSLSLISTLSLEPETIELDIKIVLIGDRLLYYILYNYDPEFRELFKINADFENETERNDENTQLYARMIGMIARDNGLLPLDTQAVGKVIEYSSRMAEDSEKLTTHLAGLSDLLHEADFIASQEQMDHISKVQIDQAILEKIERSDRIKDRMYEAIQRGTILIETEGSAIGQINGVAVLDFGNFSFGHPSKITALTRLGKGGVINIEREAKLSGPTHDKGIMILSAYLAATYAKDFPLSMTATLVFEQSYGKIDGDSASCAELLTLLSSLSEVGLDQSIAVTGSVNQNGQVQAVGGINEKIEGFFDVCNLVKRKKHHGIIIPASNVKHLMLKEEVLEAVKEKRFKIYAIESVNEGLEILTGKKSGIKDANGYFPKESINYLVEEKLKLFANKSKQKKI, encoded by the coding sequence ATGATAAAACCACTTACTACTGACAAACTGTATAACCATTGTGACCTGGCGTTATTTGATTTTGACACGACTGCAGAACTGAAAAATCCCAATGAGATCATAGGACAGGACAGGGCACTCAAAGCGATCAGTTTTGGGATAGGTATCAAGAAAGAAGGGTACAACCTTTATGCTATGGGAAGGGTTGGCAGCGGAAAACATAAAGTGGTAAAAAAGTTTATCCAGAGCCAGGCAAAAGATGAAAAGAGACCGGGTGACTGGTGTTATGTCAATAACTTTGAGGACCCCAGAAAACCGATCTATCTCAAGCTTGAATCTTCTATGGGAGTAGAGCTTAAAAAGGATATGGAAGAGCTGATAGAAGAGTTAGAAACGGTCATCCCCTCTATCTTTGAAAGTGAAGAGTACCGTATACAAAAACAGGCCATTATAGATAAACTGACCGAGGCTAAAGAGAAATCTCTCCTGGAATTGAAAGAAAGAGCCAAAAAGAATGATATTTATATCAACTACACTCCAGCAGGCTATACACTTTCACCTATGAGCGATGATGGAGAAGTACTTGGAAAAGAAGAATATCAGGCACTCAGTACGCAAGAGAAAGAGCATATACAGGAGAAAATACTTACATTCAGGAATGAACTTGAAAATATCGTTCAAGATATTGTGATAGAGAGTAAAATACAGCAAAAAGAGATCCGGGAACTTGAAAGAAAAATGACCAAAAAGGCCGTGGATACAAGTATCAACGAATTAAAAAAGAAGTATCGATCTTATGAAAAGGTCGTAGCGTATCTAGAAAGTGTAGAAGAAGATATTATAGATAATTCACAGGATTTTTTAATCTCTGCGCAAAACAATCTTGCAACGATGGGAATGAACTATTCCAAACAGAGCGGCATCTTTAACCGATACCATGTCAATGTCATCGTAGCGCATAAAGATGAAGAGGGTGCACCTATTGTTTATGAAGATAATCCAACCTATACAAATCTATTTGGTGAGATAGAACACATTGCTCAAATGGGAACCCTTTTGACCGATTTCAACCTGATCAAAGCCGGAGCACTACATAAGGCCAATGGGGGATATCTGATATTGGATGCTTCAAAGGTTTTACTGCAGCCTTTTGTCTGGGAAGGACTGAAAAGGATGTTGAGATCTTCTGAGATCCGAATAGAACCGCTTGCACGTTCATTGAGTTTGATCAGTACACTTTCTTTGGAACCTGAGACCATTGAACTGGATATCAAGATCGTACTGATAGGTGATAGATTACTCTATTATATTTTATATAATTATGATCCCGAGTTCAGGGAACTCTTTAAGATCAATGCCGATTTTGAAAATGAGACAGAGAGAAATGATGAAAATACTCAGCTTTATGCCAGAATGATAGGTATGATCGCAAGAGATAACGGCCTTTTGCCACTGGATACACAGGCGGTCGGTAAGGTCATAGAATACAGTTCCCGTATGGCAGAGGACAGCGAAAAACTTACCACACATCTGGCAGGTTTGAGCGATCTGTTGCATGAGGCTGATTTTATCGCTTCACAAGAACAGATGGACCATATTTCAAAAGTACAGATAGATCAGGCCATTTTGGAGAAGATTGAAAGATCAGACAGGATCAAAGACAGGATGTATGAAGCGATCCAGAGAGGAACGATCCTCATAGAGACCGAAGGATCTGCTATAGGTCAGATCAATGGGGTTGCGGTACTTGATTTTGGAAATTTTTCCTTTGGCCATCCGTCAAAGATCACAGCATTGACGCGGCTGGGTAAAGGCGGTGTGATCAATATAGAAAGAGAAGCGAAGCTCAGTGGACCGACCCATGACAAGGGTATCATGATACTATCAGCCTATCTGGCTGCTACCTATGCAAAAGATTTCCCTTTGAGTATGACTGCAACACTGGTCTTTGAACAATCCTATGGAAAGATCGATGGTGACAGTGCATCATGTGCAGAGCTTCTTACGCTACTCTCATCATTGAGTGAAGTAGGGCTTGATCAGTCCATTGCAGTGACCGGCTCAGTCAATCAAAACGGTCAGGTTCAGGCAGTCGGTGGGATCAATGAAAAAATCGAAGGCTTTTTTGATGTCTGCAACTTGGTCAAGCGCAAAAAACACCATGGGATCATCATACCGGCATCCAATGTCAAACATCTGATGTTGAAGGAAGAAGTGCTGGAAGCTGTAAAAGAGAAGAGATTCAAGATCTATGCGATTGAGAGTGTGAATGAAGGCCTGGAGATACTGACAGGTAAGAAAAGCGGTATAAAAGATGCGAACGGTTATTTCCCAAAAGAGAGTATCAATTACCTTGTAGAAGAGAAGTTGAAACTTTTTGCCAATAAGAGCAAACAAAAAAAGATATGA
- the ald gene encoding alanine dehydrogenase, whose protein sequence is MKIGIPKEIKSKEYRVGMIPSGVRSLVDAGHQVYIQKDAGEKSGFPDSDYQQAGGVIFDDPKEIFAICEMIVKVKEPQPEEYDSLKSGQILFTYLHLAPNQKLTEILLEKKVTAIGYETVQDNGRLPLLSPMSQIAGRVAPMVASYFLGMHNSGMGVLISGSTGILPSKVLIIGSGNVAKNAAQVASGMGADVIVMGRNPQSLRSIETSMGANVSTLYSNAYNMEKILPIVDIVIGAVYVTGEKTPQLITRKMLSYCKKGAVLVDVAIDQGGCIETSRPTTHDDPVFEVDGVLHYCVANIPGDYPLTATQALANATIPYVKKIADKGWKKACLDDAAIYSGVNVAGGFVTDEAVADAHHMEHHKLKEIMYDCAEFGDTL, encoded by the coding sequence ATGAAAATTGGTATTCCTAAAGAGATAAAGAGTAAGGAGTACAGGGTAGGAATGATCCCTTCTGGAGTGAGATCGCTTGTTGATGCAGGACATCAGGTCTATATACAAAAGGATGCCGGAGAGAAAAGCGGGTTTCCCGACAGTGACTATCAGCAGGCAGGCGGGGTCATTTTTGATGATCCCAAAGAGATATTCGCAATCTGCGAAATGATCGTTAAAGTGAAAGAGCCTCAGCCAGAAGAGTATGATAGTCTAAAATCCGGACAGATACTCTTTACTTATCTACATCTTGCCCCCAATCAAAAACTGACAGAGATACTTCTTGAAAAAAAAGTGACGGCCATAGGCTATGAAACAGTTCAGGATAACGGAAGATTACCTCTGCTTTCACCCATGAGTCAAATAGCGGGCAGAGTGGCCCCCATGGTCGCTAGTTATTTTCTTGGAATGCATAACAGTGGGATGGGTGTATTGATAAGCGGTTCAACCGGTATACTCCCCTCTAAAGTCCTGATCATCGGCAGTGGAAATGTAGCTAAAAATGCGGCTCAAGTCGCTTCAGGAATGGGTGCTGATGTGATAGTGATGGGAAGAAATCCACAGAGTTTGAGATCCATAGAAACGTCTATGGGTGCGAATGTCTCTACACTCTACTCCAATGCCTATAATATGGAAAAGATCCTGCCTATAGTGGATATCGTGATCGGTGCAGTCTATGTTACCGGTGAAAAGACACCGCAACTCATTACCAGGAAGATGCTTTCTTACTGTAAAAAAGGAGCAGTGTTGGTTGATGTTGCCATAGATCAGGGAGGATGCATAGAGACTTCAAGACCTACAACCCATGACGACCCTGTGTTTGAGGTGGATGGTGTACTGCACTACTGTGTTGCAAATATACCAGGAGATTATCCTCTCACTGCGACACAGGCATTGGCAAATGCAACGATTCCCTATGTAAAGAAGATCGCAGATAAGGGGTGGAAAAAAGCATGTTTGGACGATGCAGCCATCTACAGCGGTGTCAATGTAGCAGGCGGATTTGTAACGGATGAAGCCGTAGCCGATGCACACCATATGGAGCATCACAAACTAAAAGAGATCATGTACGATTGTGCAGAATTTGGAGATACATTATGA
- a CDS encoding TraR/DksA C4-type zinc finger protein: protein MKKRDDLDFNEFEKILKEKLAHIESNIEQLRSELDSVGSDDGINDMEDLASLQSLSSKDNMILEQQENERNETLHALAKIKNGTYGICEESAKPIPEERLRVNPIARTKV from the coding sequence ATGAAAAAGAGAGATGATCTGGACTTCAATGAATTTGAGAAAATACTAAAAGAAAAATTGGCACATATCGAAAGTAATATTGAACAGCTTCGATCAGAACTTGACAGTGTCGGAAGTGACGATGGGATCAATGATATGGAAGATCTTGCATCACTTCAAAGTCTCAGCAGTAAAGACAACATGATCTTAGAGCAGCAGGAAAATGAGCGAAACGAGACGCTGCATGCCCTTGCAAAAATAAAAAACGGAACCTACGGTATATGTGAAGAGAGTGCAAAACCGATACCTGAGGAACGATTAAGGGTGAACCCCATTGCCAGAACCAAGGTGTAG